Sequence from the Deltaproteobacteria bacterium genome:
AGGAATCCTCTTGGAATGAATCCATGGAGACCGAACCGTGAAGCCTACGATCGGTGTTCGACGAGAAGACAAGAGCATCTGGGAACGACGGGTTCCCCTGACACCTGAGGATGCCCGGGACTTGCAGGCTCGCTACGGCGTGAGAGTCATCGTTCAGACTTCATCCAATCGCGTCTTTACAGACCGGGACTACGTTCGGGCTGGAGTCGAGGTCCAAGAAGACCTCTCCGAGGCCTCCACCATCGTGGCCGTGAAAGAGATCCCCCTTGGGATCTTTGAATCCGGCAAGACTTACGTTTTCTTTGCTCACGTGATCAAGGGGCAGCCGCACAACATGGCCATGCTGCAACGTATGATGGAACTCGGCTGTAACCTGATAGACTACGAGAAGGTCACCGATGACCAGGGCCGGCGCCTCATCTTTTTCGGCCGTCATGCGGGGCTCGCAGGGATGATCGATACCTTCTGGGCTTATGGACAGCGTCTCCGCTGGGAAGGAATCCCAAACCCGTTCATGCAACTCCGGCAGGCCCACCGTTACAGAGACCTGAATCAAGCGATGGCCGCCCTTGCACAGGTGAGGCGGGAGATCGAGACCGATGGACTGCCTGCCGTGATCACCCCTCTGGTTGTCGGCATCGCCGGCTATGGCAACGTCTCCTCAGGCGTCCAGGAGCTCTTGGCTTGTCTGCCCGTTGTGGAGATCGCTCCAGAAGAGGTCGCCGGCCTCGGGGTGGGGATCGAGGCCTCTCGCCATGTGCTCTACAAGACGGTTTTCAAAGAAGAAGACATGGTGGAACCGGTCGCGCCGGACGGCCGATTCGAGCTTCAGGACTATTACCGACACCCTGAGAAATACCGTTCAAGATTCGAGGCCTACCTCCCCCACCTCTCTATCCTGGTCAATGCCATCTACTGGGATAAGATGTACCCCCGCCTCGTCACCAAAGAGTATGTGCGGAGGGCATACAGGGACAAGCGCTCCCCGAAGCTCAGGGTCATAGGTGACATCAGTTGTGACATCGAAGGCGCTGTTGAGGTGACCGTCAGGGCTACAGATCCAGGCAATCCAGTGTTTGTATACGACCCGGAGACCGACCAAACAAGACCGGGCTATCAGGGTCCGGGACCGGTCGTCATGGCGGTGGACATCCTGCCGAGTGAGTTACCTAGGGAATCTTCCGTTGAGTTCAGCAGAGTCTTGAAAACCTATATTCCGGCCATTGCTCAGGCGGACTTCTCGGTTCCTTTTGACCGGCTCGACCTGCCACCGGAAATCAAACGGGCCCTCATTCTCCACCAGGGAAAACTTACTCCGCCGTACCGGTACCTCGAGGGGTTCCTCGGCAGGGGAGGCGGTAACAAGACACAAGGAGGAAAGAGATGAAGAGAGTCCTGGTTTTAGGCGCGGGCCTTGTGACCCGCCCACATGTGCGGTACTTGCTCAACATACCCGATTTCCATGTTACCGTTGCCAGCCGGACGGTAAGCAAGGCAAAGGCCCTTGTCGAGGGCCGGGCCAATGGCACAGCCGTGGAACTAGATGCCGAGGACCAGACCAGACTCCGTGAGTTGATTGCCGGGTCTGATTTGGCTGTCAGCCTGCTGCCCTATGTCTATCACCCCACCGTTGCCCGCCACTGTATCGAACTGAAGAAGACCATGGTGACCACCTCCTACGTGAGTGATGCCATGCAGCAACTCGACGGTGAGGCCAGGAAAGCTGGTGTCTTGATCCTGAACGAAGTCGGTGTGGATCCAGGCACAGACCACATGTCGGCCATGAAGGTCATCGATCGGGTCCGAAAAGACGGCGGGGTCGTCGTGGGTTTCAGGTCCTATTGTGGTGGCCTCCCTGCACCTGAGGCCAATACCAATCCTCTGGGCTACAAATTCTCTTGGAGCCCGCGAGGTGTCATCCTGGCGGGCAAGAACCCTGCCCGCTGGCGGGAGAACGGCAAGGAGATGTACGTTCCTGGAGAAGAACTCTTCGACCATCACTGGATGGTACAGATAGAGGGATTCGGGGAACTCGAAGGCTACCCCAACCGCAACAGCCTTCCTTATGCGGAGATCTACGGCATACCCAAGGCCGAAACCATCTTCCGGGGCACATTGCGCTATGTGGGCTGGTGCGAGAGCCTCAGCAGGATCGTGAAGGCGGGCTGGTTGAGCGAAGAACCGATCGATCTGTCCAACCTCACCTTCAAGGAACTGACCGCAAAGTTGCTGGGTGTCCCGGCCGAAGATGTCAGGAAGGAAGCTATCCGCAGGCTCGACATGAAGGAGGATTCTCACGCCTTCAAGAGCTTTGAATGGCTCGGCCTCTTTTCCGATGAACCACTTCCCCTAACCCGGGGCTCGGCTCTGGATGTGATCGTGGCACGGATGCAGGACAAGATGCGGTACGCCGAGGGTGAGCGCGATATGCTCATCATGCAGCACGAGTTCACTGCGGAGTACCCGGATCATCGGGCGGTGATCACCTCATCCTTGATCGACTATGGCATCCCCCACGGCGATACATCCATGTCAAGAACCGTGGGGCTGCCGGCGGCCATCGCCGTGCGGATGATTCTCCAGGATCAGGTGAGACTTGCCGGCGTCCACAGGCCGATCATCCCGGAGCTTTATGAGCCGATCCTGGCCGAACTTGAAGAGCTGGGCATCAGGTTCACGGAAAGGATCGAAACCGTGACACCCGCGTCCTGACCGGCACGCCCTCGCATTTCACATCATCAGAGGCCAGAGATTCTCCGGTCTTCGGGGGGTCAGCCCCTGATGTATGGTCCCCTGTGACAAGGCCATTCTCCGAAAGTGGAGAAACCGCAGAAATTTGGCAAAGGATTCCCGATCTCCGGGAAACCTTCCGTTCCAGAACGACTTTGCGGAAGCGGTGGGACATCCCGCCGGAGGTGAGCGGAGAGGGGAAAGGTCGTGTTCGTGAGTCGTGATTCGTGTTCGTGATTCGTGTTCCCGGGGAAAGGGCAGGAACTGTCCACCCGCGAACCTTGATAGGGTCACCGCGTGAGCTCAGGAGGGAGGGGACAAGGGTGTTCTCCAATATAGCAGGCTCCGGAGATCCGGCAGATTGACTTTTACCCCTGGGATGGGGTAGATATATTATGTCTCTTCTCCGAGCCTTCTCCCTAAATTCGGGTTTTAGGACGAACATGGGAGACGGCCGAAAGGGCATGGCCGGAAACGGCCATACCTCCCGTGTTTGGAAAGGAGAGCAGCTCCGGTCTACCTGGAAAGACCAGTACCAACACGGGTGCTGGTCTTTTTTCTTTGAGGGGAGTCCCTTGCCGTTCGAAGCCTTTTTTCATGTGAAAACACCGGACCAAGTATACTCCCTATTGGAGAGATTCGGGCCGGTCGGAATTGAGGAATTAGACCTCGGTGACTGCCTCCAAAGGATTCTAGCCGAGGACGTATTCTCTCCCACGGACCTCCCGCCCTTTGACCGATCCACTGTCGACGGTTACGCTCTCAAGGCTGAAGACACGTTCGGAGCCTCTGAGAGCAACCCCGCCCTGCTGAGGGTGATCGGGGAGGTCTTGATGGGCAATGCCACTGATCTTGTCGTCTCCCACGGTGAGGCTGTCCAGGTTCCAACTGGCGGAATGATCCCCCGGGGAGCAGACGCGGTATTGATGATAGAGCATGCCGAGTCGATAGCCGACGGCGTTCTTCAGGCAAAAAAAGCCATCTCCCCACGGGAGAACATAATCGAACAAGGAGAAGACATCAAGAAGGGAGAAAGAATCCTTTCCAAGGGGCAGAGGATACGCCCCCAGGATATGGCGGCCACGGCTGCTCTCGGCAGATCGAGGATCAGGGTTTACAGGAGGCCGAGGGTCGCCATCGTCTCCTCTGGGGACGAAATCGTCGACATAACCGAAGAACCCGGCCCGGGGAAGATTCGCGACATCAATCGTTACTCCCTGAGCGGTCAGATAGAAAGAGCAGGAGGGGTGCCTCTTTTTGTTGGTGTTGCCCGTGACTCTTTTGAAGATCTCATGTCGCTCTGTGAGAAAGGGCTCCAGGGATCAGACATGCTGGTCATATCCGGAGGCAGTTCCGTGGGGACTCTGGATTTCACCACCCGTGTCATCGGCTCCTTTCCTGATTCAGAGACCATGGTTCACGGAGTCTCAATCAGGCCGGGCAAGCCGACGGTTATCGGCAGAACCGGGTCGCGGCCCGTGGCCGGCCTTCCTGGCCATCCGGTTTCTGCCATGATAGTCTTCGACCTGTTCATGAGGCCCCTTATCTGGAGACTTTCGGGCTATGTGGGTGATCCTTGGCCTCTGGGCAAGAGGGTTCCGGCCGTGTTGACTCGAAATGTGGCTTCATCTCCTGGAAGGGAAGAATACATCCGCGTGCGTACCGAGGAGACAGGGGGCCGTGTTCTTGCCCATCCGATCTTGGGGAAATCCGGCTCCATTTCTACGATGGTCAATGCAAACGGCGTGATCAGGATCGACATGGATTCAGAGGGTCTCGAAGACGGCAGTCCAGTCGAGGTTCTACTCTTCTGATGGCAGTGCCGACATTGGCCTGATCCGGACTTGGGGTGTCTGTAGAATGAAACAGCAGAGGTATCTCCATAAGAAACCTCTCGAGGAAGCGCGGAACCTCTTTCTCTCGGAGCTGGAGCCCTTTATCAGGGATTTCCATGCCTCTGCGATTGAGAGGGTGGCCGTAGCTAACTCCCTTCATCGGATCACTGCCAAACCTGTCTTCGCCAGGATATCCTGCCCTCATTATCAGGCCGCTGCCATGGACGGAATTGCCGTGCTGGCGGAGTTGACCTTCGGGGCCTCAGAGTCGCATCCCCTGCGGCTCAGGATCGGCAGAGAAGCTCATCCAGTTGATACGGGCGGTCTCCTGCCCAATGGGACAAATGCAGTCATCAAGGTCGAGGACCTTCGCTGGATCAAGACAGAGGCAGTTGAGATTGAACGGGCGGTCCACCCCTGGCAGAACGTGCGGACCGTGGGTGAGGACCTTGTCGTGGGGGATATGATTCTGCCGGAGAACCACCGGGTCACACCTTACGATCTTGGAGCGCTCCTGGCCGGGGGCGTCTGGGAGATCGATGTGCGCAGGAAGCCGAAGGTGACCGTTATTCCAACAGGTTCCGAGCTGGTGGAGCCTGGGACCTTCCCGGGTAGGGGGGATATCATCGAATTCAACTCAACCGTGCTCGAGGGACTTGTTGTTGAAGACGGTGCGGCTTTCCGGCGCACTCCCATACTGAAAGACGACTACGAGGCTCTCCGAAGGGGTCTCGTGGAGGCCTCGAAGGAATCTGATGTGGTCCTGGTGGTCGCCGGATCCTCTGTGGGGTCACACGACTTCACACCGAGGTTGCTGGACGAGTTGGGAAGGATCCTTATTCACGGGGTCGGCATCATGCCCGGCAAGCCCACGATCCTCGGTCTGGTGGAGGGAAAGCCTGCTGTCGGGATTCCAGGCTATCCCGTGTCAGCCGTTATAGCTTACGAGCAGTTTGTCAGGCCTTTGTTGGGCGCTCTTCTCTGTTCGCGGAGGTCGGCACGGAGGCAGGCCAGGGCGATCACCGGTGCCAGGATTCCTTCGAAGTTGGGCGTGGACGAATTCATCCGTGTAACCCTGGGGAAGGTGGGCTCTCCCCTGATCGCCACCCCCTTGCCGCGGGGGGCCGGTACCATTACCTCTCTGTCCAAGGCTGACGGCGTAATTCGAATCCCCAGACTCTCAGAGGGGCTCATGGAGGGGGAGGAGGTCGAGGTCGAGCTCTTTCGTGATGAGGAGCAGATCATCGACAGGATCATCATGATAGGGAGTCACGACCTGACTCTCGATCTGCTGGCAACGGAACTCAGCCGGAAATATCCCCGGTTCAGCCTCTCCTCCACGCATGTGGGAAGCATGGGCGGACTCATGGCAATCGCAAAGGGGAATGCCCATCTGGCGGGGGTACATCTTTTCGACCCGGAGACAGGACAGTACAACGTCCCTTACATCAAGAGGATCCTGAGGGGTAAGGAGGTGCACCTGATCCGTCTGGTCTTCAGAC
This genomic interval carries:
- a CDS encoding saccharopine dehydrogenase NADP-binding domain-containing protein, translated to MKRVLVLGAGLVTRPHVRYLLNIPDFHVTVASRTVSKAKALVEGRANGTAVELDAEDQTRLRELIAGSDLAVSLLPYVYHPTVARHCIELKKTMVTTSYVSDAMQQLDGEARKAGVLILNEVGVDPGTDHMSAMKVIDRVRKDGGVVVGFRSYCGGLPAPEANTNPLGYKFSWSPRGVILAGKNPARWRENGKEMYVPGEELFDHHWMVQIEGFGELEGYPNRNSLPYAEIYGIPKAETIFRGTLRYVGWCESLSRIVKAGWLSEEPIDLSNLTFKELTAKLLGVPAEDVRKEAIRRLDMKEDSHAFKSFEWLGLFSDEPLPLTRGSALDVIVARMQDKMRYAEGERDMLIMQHEFTAEYPDHRAVITSSLIDYGIPHGDTSMSRTVGLPAAIAVRMILQDQVRLAGVHRPIIPELYEPILAELEELGIRFTERIETVTPAS
- a CDS encoding molybdopterin molybdotransferase MoeA; the encoded protein is MPFEAFFHVKTPDQVYSLLERFGPVGIEELDLGDCLQRILAEDVFSPTDLPPFDRSTVDGYALKAEDTFGASESNPALLRVIGEVLMGNATDLVVSHGEAVQVPTGGMIPRGADAVLMIEHAESIADGVLQAKKAISPRENIIEQGEDIKKGERILSKGQRIRPQDMAATAALGRSRIRVYRRPRVAIVSSGDEIVDITEEPGPGKIRDINRYSLSGQIERAGGVPLFVGVARDSFEDLMSLCEKGLQGSDMLVISGGSSVGTLDFTTRVIGSFPDSETMVHGVSIRPGKPTVIGRTGSRPVAGLPGHPVSAMIVFDLFMRPLIWRLSGYVGDPWPLGKRVPAVLTRNVASSPGREEYIRVRTEETGGRVLAHPILGKSGSISTMVNANGVIRIDMDSEGLEDGSPVEVLLF
- a CDS encoding molybdopterin biosynthesis protein translates to MKQQRYLHKKPLEEARNLFLSELEPFIRDFHASAIERVAVANSLHRITAKPVFARISCPHYQAAAMDGIAVLAELTFGASESHPLRLRIGREAHPVDTGGLLPNGTNAVIKVEDLRWIKTEAVEIERAVHPWQNVRTVGEDLVVGDMILPENHRVTPYDLGALLAGGVWEIDVRRKPKVTVIPTGSELVEPGTFPGRGDIIEFNSTVLEGLVVEDGAAFRRTPILKDDYEALRRGLVEASKESDVVLVVAGSSVGSHDFTPRLLDELGRILIHGVGIMPGKPTILGLVEGKPAVGIPGYPVSAVIAYEQFVRPLLGALLCSRRSARRQARAITGARIPSKLGVDEFIRVTLGKVGSPLIATPLPRGAGTITSLSKADGVIRIPRLSEGLMEGEEVEVELFRDEEQIIDRIIMIGSHDLTLDLLATELSRKYPRFSLSSTHVGSMGGLMAIAKGNAHLAGVHLFDPETGQYNVPYIKRILRGKEVHLIRLVFRQQGLLLAPGNPKNIRGVEDLTRDGIVFINRQRGSGTRMLLDHLLEERGIDPKGIRGYQREEYNHMAVAVAVLSGSADVGIGIYSAARAQGLWFVPLTTERYDLVIPDCFFNDEKIQALLDVIRSESFKRSVEELGGYDVTGMGEPVELD